A single genomic interval of Natator depressus isolate rNatDep1 chromosome 16, rNatDep2.hap1, whole genome shotgun sequence harbors:
- the CRAT gene encoding carnitine O-acetyltransferase isoform X2, which translates to MLAFIARNMAKPSGLLKPLALGKLTGRYLAHQEGLPCLPVPPLQQTLDRYLLALQPIISEEEWTHTKGLVDEFRKPGGVGERLQKGLERRARKTENWLSDWWLKTAYLDYRLPVVVHSSPGVVLPKQDFLDQQGQLRFAAKLIEGILDFKTMIDNETLPVEYLGGKPLCMNQYYQILSSCRIPGPKHDSVVNYTKGKKLPSHITVVHNFQFFELDVYSSDGSPLTTDQIFIQLEKIWNTSLQTNKEPIGILTTNHRNSWAKAYNNLIKDKTNKESVRSIEKSIFTVCLDSPIPRVSDDIYKSRVAAQMLHGGGSRWNSGNRWFDKTLQFIVAEDGSCGLVYEHAPAEGPPIVALLDHIVEYTKKPELVRSPMIPLPMPKKLRFNITPEIKHDIEKAKQNLNIMVQDLDIKVIVFHHFGKNFPKLERISPDAFIQMALQLAYYRMYGQVCATYESASLRMFRLGRTDTIRSASVDSLKFVEAMDNPSKQNQEKAELLRRATQAHRAYTDMAIKGNAIDRHLLGLKIQAIEDLVSMPELFMDTAYAVAMHFNLSTSQVPAKTDCVMCFGPVVPDGYGVCYNPMDDHINFAMSAYNSCAETNAARLAHYLEKALLDMRLLLQSTPKSKL; encoded by the exons ATGCTGGCCTTCATAGCAAGGAACATG GCAAAGCCATCTGGCTTGCTGAAGCCTTTGGCCTTGGGGAAGCTCACAGGCAGATACTTAGCCCACCAGGAGGGACTTCCATGTCTGCCGGTGCCGCCCCTTCAGCAGACCCTGGATCGCTAcctgctggctctgcagcccaTCATCAGCGAGGAGGAATGGACCCACACCAAGGGGCTGGTGGATGAATTCCGGAAACCAGGTGGCGTTGGGGAAAGGCTGCAGAAGGGCCTGGAGAGGAGAGCCAGGAAAACTGAGAACTGG CTCTCTGACTGGTGGCTGAAGACGGCTTACCTTGATTACCGCCTGCCGGTTGTGGTTCACTCCAGCCCTGGCGTGGTTTTACCAAAACAAGATTTTCTGGATCAGCAAGGCCAGCTCAG GTTTGCTGCCAAGCTGATCGAGGGCATCCTGGATTTCAAGACCATGATTGACAA TGAGACCCTGCCAGTGGAATACCTGGGTGGGAAACCTCTTTGCATGAACCAGTATTACCAGATCCTCTCATCCTGTCGCATCCCGGGCCCGAAGCACGACTCCGTTGTGAACTACACCAAAGGAAAAAAGCTGCCCTCGCACATTACTGTGGTTCACAACTTCCAG ttCTTTGAGCTGGATGTTTACAGCAGCGATGGGAGCCCCCTCACCACCGATCAGATCTTCATCCAGCTGGAGAAGATCTGGAACACGTCCCTCCAAACAAACAAGGAGCCAATTGGGATCCTCACCACCAACCACCGAAACAGCTGGGCCAAAGCCTACAACAACCTTATCAAAG ATAAGACCAACAAGGAGTCCGTGCGTTCGATCGAGAAGAGCATTTTCACCGTCTGCCTGGATTCACCCATTCCTCGGGTGTCTGACGACATCTACAAGAGCCGGGTGGCAGCTCAGATGCTGCACGGTGGAGGCAGTCGCTGGAACAGTGGGAACCGATGGTTTGACAAAACCCTTCAG TTTATCGTTGCTGAGGACGGCTCCTGTGGCCTGGTGTATGAGCACGCTCCCGCGGAGGGCCCGCCCATCGTTGCCCTTCTGGATCACATCGTGGAGTACAC GAAGAAACCAGAGCTGGTGAGATCACCAATGATTCCTCTGCCAATGCCCAAGAAGCTGCGGTTTAACATCACCCCAGAAATCAAACATGACATAGAGAAGGCAAAGCAGAACCTCAACAT aatGGTGCAAGATCTGGATATCAAGGTGATTGTCTTTCACCACTTTGGGAAAAACTTCCCCAAGTTGGAGAGGATAAGTCCAGATGCCTTTATTCAGATGGCCCTGCAGCTGGCTTATTATAG GATGTATGGCCAGGTCTGTGCTACATATGAGAGTGCCTCACTGAGGATGTTCCGCCTGGGTCGGACAGACACCATCCGCTCTGCCTCCGTGGACTCGCTGAAGTTTGTAGAGGCAATGGACAACCCTAGCAAGCAG AACCAAGAGAAGGCGGAACTGCTGAGGAGAGCTACGCAGGCACACAGAGCTTACACAGATATG GCAATAAAGGGGAATGCAATAGACCGTCATCTGCTAGGCCTGAAGATTCAAGCCATTGAGGATCTAGTGAGCATGCCAGAACTGTTCATGGATACAGCCTACGCTGTTGCCATGCACTTCAACCTCTCAACCAGCCAG GTCCCAGCAAAGACAGATTGTGTGATGTGCTTTGGTCCAGTGGTTCCAGATGGCTATGGAGTCTGCTACAACCCCATGGATGACCACATCAACTTTGCAATGTCGGCGTACAACAGCTGTGCCGAAACCAATGCAGCCCGCCTGGCACATTACCTGGAGAAGGCGCTACTGGACATGCGGCTCCTGCTCCAATCCACACCCAAATCAAAATTGTAA
- the CRAT gene encoding carnitine O-acetyltransferase isoform X1 → MERKQQQSEKAKPSGLLKPLALGKLTGRYLAHQEGLPCLPVPPLQQTLDRYLLALQPIISEEEWTHTKGLVDEFRKPGGVGERLQKGLERRARKTENWLSDWWLKTAYLDYRLPVVVHSSPGVVLPKQDFLDQQGQLRFAAKLIEGILDFKTMIDNETLPVEYLGGKPLCMNQYYQILSSCRIPGPKHDSVVNYTKGKKLPSHITVVHNFQFFELDVYSSDGSPLTTDQIFIQLEKIWNTSLQTNKEPIGILTTNHRNSWAKAYNNLIKDKTNKESVRSIEKSIFTVCLDSPIPRVSDDIYKSRVAAQMLHGGGSRWNSGNRWFDKTLQFIVAEDGSCGLVYEHAPAEGPPIVALLDHIVEYTKKPELVRSPMIPLPMPKKLRFNITPEIKHDIEKAKQNLNIMVQDLDIKVIVFHHFGKNFPKLERISPDAFIQMALQLAYYRMYGQVCATYESASLRMFRLGRTDTIRSASVDSLKFVEAMDNPSKQNQEKAELLRRATQAHRAYTDMAIKGNAIDRHLLGLKIQAIEDLVSMPELFMDTAYAVAMHFNLSTSQVPAKTDCVMCFGPVVPDGYGVCYNPMDDHINFAMSAYNSCAETNAARLAHYLEKALLDMRLLLQSTPKSKL, encoded by the exons ATggagaggaagcagcagcagtcagaGAAG GCAAAGCCATCTGGCTTGCTGAAGCCTTTGGCCTTGGGGAAGCTCACAGGCAGATACTTAGCCCACCAGGAGGGACTTCCATGTCTGCCGGTGCCGCCCCTTCAGCAGACCCTGGATCGCTAcctgctggctctgcagcccaTCATCAGCGAGGAGGAATGGACCCACACCAAGGGGCTGGTGGATGAATTCCGGAAACCAGGTGGCGTTGGGGAAAGGCTGCAGAAGGGCCTGGAGAGGAGAGCCAGGAAAACTGAGAACTGG CTCTCTGACTGGTGGCTGAAGACGGCTTACCTTGATTACCGCCTGCCGGTTGTGGTTCACTCCAGCCCTGGCGTGGTTTTACCAAAACAAGATTTTCTGGATCAGCAAGGCCAGCTCAG GTTTGCTGCCAAGCTGATCGAGGGCATCCTGGATTTCAAGACCATGATTGACAA TGAGACCCTGCCAGTGGAATACCTGGGTGGGAAACCTCTTTGCATGAACCAGTATTACCAGATCCTCTCATCCTGTCGCATCCCGGGCCCGAAGCACGACTCCGTTGTGAACTACACCAAAGGAAAAAAGCTGCCCTCGCACATTACTGTGGTTCACAACTTCCAG ttCTTTGAGCTGGATGTTTACAGCAGCGATGGGAGCCCCCTCACCACCGATCAGATCTTCATCCAGCTGGAGAAGATCTGGAACACGTCCCTCCAAACAAACAAGGAGCCAATTGGGATCCTCACCACCAACCACCGAAACAGCTGGGCCAAAGCCTACAACAACCTTATCAAAG ATAAGACCAACAAGGAGTCCGTGCGTTCGATCGAGAAGAGCATTTTCACCGTCTGCCTGGATTCACCCATTCCTCGGGTGTCTGACGACATCTACAAGAGCCGGGTGGCAGCTCAGATGCTGCACGGTGGAGGCAGTCGCTGGAACAGTGGGAACCGATGGTTTGACAAAACCCTTCAG TTTATCGTTGCTGAGGACGGCTCCTGTGGCCTGGTGTATGAGCACGCTCCCGCGGAGGGCCCGCCCATCGTTGCCCTTCTGGATCACATCGTGGAGTACAC GAAGAAACCAGAGCTGGTGAGATCACCAATGATTCCTCTGCCAATGCCCAAGAAGCTGCGGTTTAACATCACCCCAGAAATCAAACATGACATAGAGAAGGCAAAGCAGAACCTCAACAT aatGGTGCAAGATCTGGATATCAAGGTGATTGTCTTTCACCACTTTGGGAAAAACTTCCCCAAGTTGGAGAGGATAAGTCCAGATGCCTTTATTCAGATGGCCCTGCAGCTGGCTTATTATAG GATGTATGGCCAGGTCTGTGCTACATATGAGAGTGCCTCACTGAGGATGTTCCGCCTGGGTCGGACAGACACCATCCGCTCTGCCTCCGTGGACTCGCTGAAGTTTGTAGAGGCAATGGACAACCCTAGCAAGCAG AACCAAGAGAAGGCGGAACTGCTGAGGAGAGCTACGCAGGCACACAGAGCTTACACAGATATG GCAATAAAGGGGAATGCAATAGACCGTCATCTGCTAGGCCTGAAGATTCAAGCCATTGAGGATCTAGTGAGCATGCCAGAACTGTTCATGGATACAGCCTACGCTGTTGCCATGCACTTCAACCTCTCAACCAGCCAG GTCCCAGCAAAGACAGATTGTGTGATGTGCTTTGGTCCAGTGGTTCCAGATGGCTATGGAGTCTGCTACAACCCCATGGATGACCACATCAACTTTGCAATGTCGGCGTACAACAGCTGTGCCGAAACCAATGCAGCCCGCCTGGCACATTACCTGGAGAAGGCGCTACTGGACATGCGGCTCCTGCTCCAATCCACACCCAAATCAAAATTGTAA